A genome region from Cerasicoccus sp. TK19100 includes the following:
- a CDS encoding SDR family NAD(P)-dependent oxidoreductase has translation MDIALVTGAERGIGLQIARKLIELGFRVYGFAQDFSKCPFEHPDFIGVNCDLTARSELESAFAQIQERDPMVNVVVNAARYTPAESFEATPLEELEYALQTELLSAVYLTRLALPSLIKYHGYVINIAWNGQGNAASVTSAAGQGGLHLFGQQLFEEVRDTGVKVSTLYPQPNAGEADPKARVQMEPQSAIENALFAQAVETVLRFKENNCVSQIVIRPQGTREEPKIPVAVSPLPKAAHKVVLPERKNYPVEPELIYTPPRQRPADAPPPGEDDDWDDDDEWEEDDELDELLEESRRLMKKQKEEARKQLDRTRERKQKQKDRGRDNRGRDQRQQDKSEGSQDDDQQTGDQSGGQPNQNEDDQEDGNKKRRRRRRRGGRNRRNRDGQEGNQQGGDQGGDQSRGDNQQRGDQSRGRHQDRQRGDNREGGKPQGDQPKRDDNRSRESNQPRHDQKPRESDQPRQPRSPSELVKPKSSDAPKPSSEQSKPSGDNSSAEKPKPSAEKSSEDKPKPAKKAAKKAAKKAVKKAAKKATKKAAKKATKKATKKAAKKAVKKAAKKSAEPAES, from the coding sequence ATGGATATAGCACTTGTGACCGGCGCCGAGCGCGGCATTGGCCTGCAGATCGCCCGGAAGTTAATTGAACTAGGATTTCGCGTTTACGGATTCGCTCAGGACTTTTCCAAATGTCCCTTTGAGCATCCGGACTTCATCGGCGTCAACTGCGACCTTACCGCGCGCAGCGAGCTCGAGAGCGCCTTTGCGCAAATCCAGGAGCGCGACCCAATGGTCAACGTGGTCGTCAACGCCGCCCGCTACACGCCGGCTGAGTCCTTTGAGGCGACACCGCTCGAAGAGCTGGAATACGCGCTCCAGACCGAGCTGCTAAGCGCCGTTTACCTGACGCGCCTCGCCTTGCCGTCGCTGATCAAATACCACGGCTACGTGATCAACATCGCCTGGAACGGCCAGGGCAACGCCGCAAGCGTCACCTCCGCCGCTGGTCAGGGTGGGTTGCATCTCTTTGGCCAGCAGCTGTTTGAGGAAGTGCGCGACACTGGCGTCAAGGTCAGCACGCTTTACCCGCAGCCCAATGCTGGCGAGGCCGATCCCAAGGCGCGCGTCCAAATGGAGCCGCAAAGCGCGATCGAAAACGCCCTCTTTGCGCAGGCCGTGGAAACGGTTCTCCGCTTTAAGGAGAACAACTGCGTCAGCCAGATCGTCATCCGACCGCAGGGCACGCGCGAGGAGCCCAAGATCCCGGTCGCCGTTTCCCCGCTGCCCAAGGCCGCACACAAGGTCGTGCTGCCCGAGCGCAAGAATTACCCCGTCGAGCCCGAGCTCATTTACACGCCGCCGCGTCAACGCCCCGCCGACGCCCCGCCCCCAGGCGAGGACGACGATTGGGACGATGATGATGAATGGGAAGAGGACGACGAGCTCGACGAGCTGCTTGAAGAATCGCGCCGCCTGATGAAAAAGCAGAAGGAAGAGGCGCGCAAGCAGCTCGACCGCACCCGCGAGCGCAAGCAGAAGCAAAAGGACCGCGGCCGCGACAACCGGGGCCGTGATCAACGGCAGCAGGACAAGTCTGAAGGCTCCCAGGACGACGATCAGCAGACCGGCGATCAGTCCGGCGGTCAGCCAAACCAAAACGAAGACGACCAAGAGGACGGCAACAAGAAGCGCCGTCGCCGCCGTCGCCGTGGAGGCCGCAACCGCCGTAATCGCGACGGCCAGGAAGGCAATCAGCAAGGTGGAGACCAGGGCGGAGATCAGTCGCGTGGTGATAACCAACAGCGCGGCGACCAGTCCCGCGGGCGTCACCAGGATCGCCAGCGCGGCGATAATCGCGAAGGCGGCAAGCCGCAGGGCGACCAGCCCAAGCGCGACGACAACCGATCGCGCGAAAGCAACCAACCGCGCCACGATCAAAAGCCCCGCGAGTCTGATCAACCGCGCCAACCGCGCTCCCCCAGTGAGCTGGTGAAGCCGAAGTCTTCCGACGCCCCTAAGCCATCTTCCGAGCAATCTAAGCCATCTGGCGACAACTCTTCTGCTGAAAAGCCCAAGCCGTCTGCCGAAAAATCTTCGGAAGACAAACCGAAGCCAGCGAAGAAGGCCGCCAAGAAAGCGGCGAAAAAAGCAGTCAAAAAGGCCGCTAAAAAAGCGACCAAGAAGGCTGCGAAGAAAGCCACTAAAAAGGCCACGAAGAAGGCAGCGAAGAAAGCCGTGAAAAAAGCGGCTAAGAAGAGCGCTGAGCCGGCTGAGTCTTAA
- a CDS encoding discoidin domain-containing protein — MKKAHLVSLAAGALLAVHAFALDKTLVQAEANHWETKEGGGWGDYPAALAIDGEVSGKSSWRGEMQPGVEGALDQPPTITFTFPEPVTLDGVTIIFLKHFERQYTIDILGAASDTAEWKMLEKGAKNPGEGENETVFDFKPTKLKKLQIVGHGNSDQKFGDWTNIIEIYFNEPA, encoded by the coding sequence ATGAAGAAAGCTCACCTTGTTTCGCTTGCTGCGGGCGCATTGCTCGCCGTTCACGCCTTTGCTTTGGACAAGACTTTGGTCCAGGCCGAAGCCAATCATTGGGAGACCAAGGAAGGCGGGGGCTGGGGTGATTATCCGGCTGCACTCGCCATCGATGGCGAGGTATCGGGGAAGTCCTCTTGGCGCGGCGAGATGCAGCCTGGCGTTGAGGGCGCTTTGGATCAGCCGCCGACGATCACCTTCACTTTCCCCGAGCCGGTCACGCTCGACGGCGTGACGATTATTTTCCTCAAGCACTTCGAGCGCCAATACACCATCGATATCCTCGGTGCCGCCAGTGACACCGCCGAGTGGAAGATGCTCGAAAAGGGCGCGAAGAATCCCGGCGAGGGCGAAAACGAAACCGTCTTCGACTTCAAGCCCACCAAGCTCAAGAAGCTCCAAATCGTCGGCCACGGCAACAGTGACCAAAAGTTCGGCGACTGGACGAACATTATTGAAATCTACTTCAACGAGCCAGCGTAG
- a CDS encoding Fur family transcriptional regulator — translation MINLTDAAKAHLDDALASSGLRSTRQREQIYAVLLKRRDHPTADEVYARAKEVMPTISLATVYNCLETLVDCNLVKKLNYEREPSRFCPNDGEHAHFLDEANGRVYDILLPENFRSMVSQILPKGFEANKVKLTFTGYAPQDLDTNSL, via the coding sequence ATGATTAATTTAACCGACGCAGCCAAGGCCCACCTTGATGACGCGCTTGCCAGCAGTGGCTTGCGGTCAACGCGTCAGCGCGAGCAAATCTATGCAGTGCTACTCAAGCGGCGCGACCACCCCACGGCCGACGAAGTCTACGCGCGCGCTAAGGAAGTCATGCCCACGATTTCCTTGGCCACCGTCTATAATTGCTTAGAAACCCTCGTCGATTGCAACCTCGTCAAAAAGCTAAACTACGAGCGCGAGCCGAGCCGCTTTTGCCCCAACGACGGCGAGCACGCCCATTTTCTCGACGAGGCCAATGGCCGCGTTTACGACATCCTGCTCCCCGAGAACTTCCGCAGCATGGTTTCGCAAATCCTCCCAAAGGGCTTCGAGGCCAACAAGGTCAAGCTGACCTTCACCGGATACGCCCCTCAAGATCTGGATACCAATTCCTTATAA
- a CDS encoding PEP-CTERM sorting domain-containing protein, with protein MKFKYVLLICSVASSSLLATTSFQINQNGFTDSIGGSATPGMSWGLLFDVNGDGLTLGLYDPFDITSNYVELTANGLATGDVFIFSGDASSTTPPTTLNFGPNQGRVTGIENVLYTGPNGSPALSDSQLTSSFGVMWFPSNTAVAGSTYGYATNVEMNGIPADGENFSTTTAIAPLDPLYTVVPEPSTYAMLLGVAILGFAVCRRHR; from the coding sequence ATGAAATTTAAATATGTACTGTTAATTTGCTCGGTAGCTAGCTCTAGTTTGCTTGCTACTACGTCGTTCCAGATTAATCAAAATGGTTTTACTGATTCAATAGGAGGTAGTGCAACTCCTGGGATGTCATGGGGTCTGCTGTTTGATGTTAACGGTGATGGTCTGACTTTAGGTTTGTATGATCCTTTTGATATTACCTCAAATTATGTAGAGCTCACCGCAAATGGTCTAGCTACCGGCGATGTTTTTATTTTCAGCGGAGATGCGTCATCCACAACGCCACCAACGACTCTTAACTTTGGACCGAATCAAGGTCGCGTTACTGGAATTGAAAATGTGCTTTACACCGGTCCTAATGGCTCGCCCGCTCTAAGTGATAGCCAACTAACTTCTTCGTTTGGAGTTATGTGGTTTCCATCTAACACTGCAGTAGCTGGATCTACTTACGGCTATGCAACTAATGTCGAAATGAATGGCATTCCTGCAGATGGCGAAAACTTTTCAACGACTACAGCAATCGCTCCGCTCGACCCTTTGTATACGGTTGTTCCGGAGCCCAGTACTTACGCAATGCTTCTAGGTGTCGCGATTCTGGGCTTCGCGGTGTGCCGCCGCCATCGTTAG
- a CDS encoding 7-carboxy-7-deazaguanine synthase QueE gives MTYDLQARNRRYPLVEHFHTFQGEGVHAGRSAYFIRTYGCPVRCPWCDSANTWHPEHRPNNVPKMTASELVDLASSGRPDFVVITGGEPAVHDLRPLTDGLHAAGLPVHIETSGTFPLQGDFDWVTVSPKVYKDPLPELIQRANELKLIIENADSIRYWEDKLGNELTRTDRHVWLHPEWDQRDNPDILALIAETVRLRGTPFRAGWQMHKLYRVL, from the coding sequence ATGACATACGATTTACAAGCGCGCAATCGACGATACCCCCTAGTGGAGCACTTCCATACGTTTCAGGGAGAGGGGGTACATGCGGGTAGATCGGCCTACTTCATCCGGACCTATGGCTGCCCGGTGCGCTGCCCCTGGTGCGACTCCGCCAACACCTGGCACCCGGAGCACCGCCCCAACAATGTGCCCAAAATGACGGCCAGCGAACTGGTCGACCTCGCCAGCAGCGGGCGGCCGGACTTCGTGGTCATCACCGGGGGCGAGCCCGCCGTGCACGACCTGCGCCCGCTCACAGACGGTCTGCATGCCGCCGGGCTTCCGGTGCACATCGAGACCAGCGGCACCTTTCCCCTGCAAGGGGATTTCGACTGGGTCACCGTGAGCCCCAAGGTTTACAAAGACCCACTGCCCGAGCTGATCCAGCGCGCCAATGAGCTGAAGCTGATCATCGAAAACGCCGACAGCATCCGCTACTGGGAAGACAAGCTCGGCAACGAGCTAACCCGCACCGACCGCCACGTCTGGCTGCACCCGGAGTGGGATCAACGCGACAACCCGGACATCCTCGCCCTGATTGCAGAAACCGTCCGCCTCCGCGGCACCCCCTTCCGCGCCGGCTGGCAAATGCACAAGCTGTATCGCGTTCTTTAA
- a CDS encoding 6-pyruvoyl trahydropterin synthase family protein, with amino-acid sequence MITCRKTYHDVPFGHRQPFHDGHCSFIHGHNWSITVTFACTERDVNGFVVDYGKLGFLKDWINDNLDHACVFHKDDPLLDQLVNAAPEAWKVYVVDDCSNEGLAIHVYEVFNALVREHTGGRVWVAQVEIEEDSKNAATYAPPAKQ; translated from the coding sequence ATGATCACTTGCCGCAAGACATACCACGACGTGCCTTTTGGCCACCGTCAGCCGTTTCACGACGGGCATTGCTCGTTCATCCATGGGCACAACTGGTCAATCACGGTCACCTTCGCCTGCACCGAGCGAGACGTGAATGGCTTTGTCGTCGACTACGGCAAGCTGGGCTTCCTCAAAGACTGGATCAACGACAACCTCGACCACGCCTGTGTGTTCCACAAGGACGACCCGCTGCTCGACCAACTCGTCAACGCCGCACCGGAAGCATGGAAGGTCTACGTGGTTGACGACTGCTCCAACGAAGGCCTGGCGATCCATGTTTACGAGGTCTTCAACGCACTCGTGCGCGAACACACCGGCGGCCGCGTGTGGGTCGCCCAAGTTGAGATCGAGGAAGACAGTAAAAACGCTGCCACGTATGCGCCGCCCGCCAAACAGTAG
- a CDS encoding cobalamin-independent methionine synthase II family protein yields the protein MTTPSLPTSPEILTTTVGSYSPIDWLAALPSEQAVLDATSVVINTQKRAGIDLPTDGELYRYDPSHPDTNGMIEYFVSRLGGIRSEVGRSDGTAFRAKQEMSFRRKPAAVVEGPITEGVLDLYEACSRSASVAGGPLKFTLTSPFMLARTLLDNHYGNLDDLTLAIADALAEQVADLPCACVQVDEANVPGAPDKAPLAQAAINRILDKVTAQKAVHFCFGNYGGQTIQSGAWKPLVDFLNGLHTDHVVLELAHRPDSDLDALKEVGEHIAIGIGVIDIKVNHVETADEVASRIDKAVQALGPGRVKWVHPDCGFWMLKRSVADRKIEALVAGRDKFLGR from the coding sequence ATGACCACCCCGTCGTTACCCACCTCACCCGAAATTCTCACAACAACCGTTGGGTCGTATTCGCCGATTGACTGGCTGGCCGCGCTACCCAGCGAGCAGGCCGTCCTCGACGCGACCTCGGTCGTGATCAACACGCAAAAGCGCGCCGGCATCGACCTGCCGACCGATGGCGAGCTCTACCGCTACGACCCGAGCCACCCCGACACCAACGGGATGATTGAATACTTCGTTTCGCGCCTGGGCGGCATCCGCTCCGAGGTGGGCCGCAGTGACGGCACCGCCTTCCGCGCCAAGCAGGAGATGTCCTTTCGCCGCAAGCCGGCCGCGGTGGTCGAAGGCCCCATCACCGAAGGTGTGCTTGATCTTTACGAAGCCTGTTCGCGCTCGGCGTCCGTGGCCGGCGGACCACTGAAGTTCACGTTGACGAGCCCGTTCATGCTCGCGCGCACGCTGCTGGACAACCATTACGGCAACCTCGACGACCTGACCCTGGCCATTGCCGACGCCTTGGCTGAGCAAGTCGCCGACCTGCCCTGTGCCTGCGTGCAAGTCGACGAAGCCAACGTCCCCGGCGCGCCCGACAAGGCCCCGCTCGCGCAGGCCGCGATCAACCGTATTCTCGACAAAGTCACGGCGCAAAAGGCCGTCCATTTCTGCTTTGGCAACTACGGCGGCCAGACGATTCAGTCCGGTGCCTGGAAGCCGCTCGTGGACTTTCTCAATGGCCTGCACACGGACCACGTCGTGCTGGAGCTGGCGCACCGGCCAGACTCCGACCTCGACGCGCTCAAGGAAGTCGGCGAGCACATTGCCATCGGCATCGGCGTGATCGACATCAAGGTCAACCACGTTGAAACGGCGGACGAAGTCGCCAGCCGCATCGACAAGGCGGTCCAAGCCCTCGGCCCCGGCCGCGTAAAATGGGTCCACCCAGACTGCGGTTTCTGGATGCTCAAGCGCTCCGTCGCTGACCGGAAAATCGAAGCCCTCGTCGCGGGCCGGGATAAGTTCCTGGGCCGGTAG
- the queC gene encoding 7-cyano-7-deazaguanine synthase QueC, with protein sequence MKSVIIYSGGLDSTVLLYHLHAAGTEIAALSVNYGQRHAREIDCARKNCAALGIEHREADLRTLAPLLGDNSLTDPNTAVPKGHYTEATMKATVVPNRNMIMLSVAAGWAISQKADNVAYAAHSGDHAIYPDCRREFADALDAAIQLADWHAVKLYRPFVDWTKADIAKRGSELGIPFADTWSCYEGGEKHCGRCGTCIERREAFYLAEVDDPTPYEADAPSVEELVAQFWRLS encoded by the coding sequence ATGAAATCTGTCATTATTTATTCCGGAGGCCTGGATTCCACGGTTCTCCTTTACCACCTGCACGCCGCCGGCACTGAGATCGCCGCGCTGAGCGTGAACTATGGTCAACGCCATGCCCGCGAGATCGACTGCGCCCGCAAAAACTGCGCCGCGCTGGGCATCGAGCACCGTGAGGCCGATCTGCGCACGCTGGCCCCGCTGCTGGGCGACAACAGCCTGACGGATCCCAACACCGCCGTCCCCAAAGGGCACTACACCGAGGCCACGATGAAGGCCACCGTCGTGCCCAACCGCAACATGATCATGCTGTCCGTCGCCGCAGGCTGGGCGATCAGCCAAAAGGCCGACAACGTCGCCTACGCCGCGCACTCGGGTGACCACGCCATTTATCCGGACTGCCGACGCGAATTCGCCGACGCGCTCGATGCCGCTATCCAACTGGCCGACTGGCACGCCGTGAAGCTCTACCGGCCATTTGTGGACTGGACCAAGGCCGACATCGCCAAGCGCGGCAGCGAGCTGGGCATCCCCTTTGCCGACACCTGGTCCTGCTACGAGGGCGGCGAAAAGCACTGTGGCCGCTGCGGCACCTGCATCGAGCGGCGCGAGGCATTTTATCTGGCAGAAGTCGACGACCCGACGCCCTACGAGGCCGACGCCCCGAGCGTCGAGGAACTCGTCGCACAATTCTGGAGGCTTTCATGA
- a CDS encoding TIGR02597 family protein — MKISPYLAFLAASSLAITANAATTDPMGGMVIPVKGESDTRISVPFSRAVTFEGRIDSISGSTLTILGSPSWDDGEFLYGDADSSDPANTYYAVFLTGAKEGLALEITANDANSITVALGDEDLTGVTSESADGSGNGDIIQIVPYWTPATLFSGTTVPEGSILYRYINSGNAVNRSAADVLTYFDGYGWYDNGGNLSDDDTLDIAEGVIIRTPAGSSDFDLILSGAVPMFKTRYIFSTDDSGQSNDIIFSVYTPVDVSIGDSGLGGVADQAILYAYNNDSADYNKSASSVLTYFEGYGWYDNGGNLVDNTFQLEPGQNYILRKPGTVSNDSFVWSYLPSYLE; from the coding sequence ATGAAAATATCCCCCTATCTTGCTTTCCTGGCAGCGTCTTCGCTTGCCATCACCGCCAATGCCGCAACCACGGATCCCATGGGTGGAATGGTTATTCCGGTTAAAGGTGAATCGGATACGCGTATTAGCGTGCCATTCAGCCGAGCGGTGACTTTCGAGGGGCGCATTGATTCGATTTCTGGCTCAACGCTCACCATTCTGGGCAGCCCTAGCTGGGATGACGGAGAATTCCTCTACGGCGACGCGGATTCCAGCGATCCCGCCAACACCTACTATGCGGTGTTTCTAACGGGTGCCAAAGAAGGGCTGGCCCTTGAAATCACAGCCAATGACGCAAACTCCATCACCGTAGCCTTGGGCGATGAAGACCTGACCGGCGTCACGTCCGAATCGGCAGATGGCTCAGGCAATGGCGACATCATTCAAATTGTCCCTTACTGGACCCCCGCAACATTGTTCTCCGGAACGACTGTGCCGGAGGGTTCAATATTGTATCGCTACATTAATTCTGGTAATGCTGTTAATCGCTCAGCCGCTGATGTATTAACCTATTTTGATGGTTATGGCTGGTACGATAATGGTGGTAATTTATCTGATGATGATACTCTGGATATTGCCGAAGGCGTTATCATACGTACACCAGCTGGAAGCTCTGATTTTGATCTGATTCTTTCGGGTGCCGTGCCAATGTTTAAAACACGCTACATTTTCTCTACGGATGATTCCGGGCAATCCAATGATATTATTTTCAGTGTTTATACTCCTGTAGATGTATCAATCGGGGATTCGGGGCTTGGTGGTGTAGCTGATCAAGCAATACTCTACGCCTACAACAATGACAGTGCAGACTATAATAAATCTGCATCATCTGTTTTGACTTATTTTGAAGGCTACGGTTGGTATGACAATGGTGGGAATCTAGTTGATAACACCTTTCAATTGGAGCCTGGCCAAAACTACATTCTGCGTAAGCCTGGAACCGTATCAAATGATTCTTTTGTTTGGTCCTACTTGCCATCCTATCTCGAATAA
- the queF gene encoding preQ(1) synthase → MATYPSFMDIEIFPNPAPGRNYVIQHVAEEFTSLCPKTGHPDFGTIVLTFVPDATCVELKAYKLYLQDFRTKGIFFEAASNSIFDEMYNLLQPRWMRLEAIWRGRGGIRSNVIVENAKEDYEGPIPPYFE, encoded by the coding sequence ATGGCTACTTATCCAAGCTTTATGGACATCGAAATTTTCCCGAATCCCGCCCCTGGGCGTAACTATGTCATCCAGCACGTGGCGGAGGAATTTACTTCGCTTTGCCCGAAGACTGGCCACCCCGACTTTGGCACCATTGTGCTTACGTTTGTGCCCGATGCGACTTGCGTGGAGCTCAAGGCCTACAAGCTGTATCTGCAGGATTTCCGCACTAAGGGCATCTTCTTTGAAGCGGCTTCTAACTCCATTTTCGACGAGATGTATAACCTGCTCCAGCCCCGCTGGATGCGGCTTGAGGCGATCTGGCGCGGTCGTGGCGGTATCCGCTCGAACGTCATCGTGGAAAACGCCAAGGAAGACTACGAAGGCCCGATCCCGCCGTATTTTGAGTAA
- a CDS encoding PDZ domain-containing protein — MSLRSRFLSFAVSLVAVTSFAATDWRQVMGPNEGTVPAPYQQNVEWRDDLDAAFAEAKRENRPLFVTFRCPPCDQCSWFDAVVLRGSNTLTPLYKQFVTARITDAKYLDERVFKVREFQDLDMSWWGYFLSPDGQIYGVYGGKDEVSDQTRISEDGLANAMERVLAHHYDPRRPQWNIDGEIPNLSGRPVTPYDFPGASSYLRERPGLKSQPCLHCHQVNDIIRSEKMASPDFNKATDFYDWPFPENVGMKLDIDEGLLVTEVTPGGVADKAGLQKGDVIMVADGRKLFSSTDFRGALHRASNGPATIAVYYNRNGQPAQAVLQTDENWKETKNYWRKSIYDGPIGPSPGFFPLKGPNQGKGSLSLKAFTKGKPNHPATKAGLTPNAEIVAVNGMREDMNTREFLTWFKMNHADGDEITLTIKKGGQEDEITYRLPRS, encoded by the coding sequence ATGAGCCTTCGTAGTCGCTTTTTATCCTTCGCCGTAAGCCTGGTCGCGGTCACTTCGTTTGCCGCCACGGACTGGCGTCAAGTCATGGGCCCGAACGAGGGGACCGTGCCCGCCCCTTACCAGCAAAACGTCGAGTGGCGCGACGATCTCGACGCCGCTTTTGCCGAGGCCAAGCGCGAAAACCGCCCGCTGTTCGTTACCTTTCGCTGCCCGCCCTGCGACCAATGCTCGTGGTTTGACGCCGTGGTCCTGCGCGGCAGCAACACGCTGACCCCGCTCTACAAGCAGTTCGTCACAGCCCGCATCACCGACGCCAAATACCTCGATGAGCGTGTCTTCAAAGTGCGCGAGTTCCAGGACCTCGACATGTCCTGGTGGGGCTACTTCCTCTCGCCCGACGGCCAGATCTACGGCGTCTATGGCGGCAAAGACGAAGTCTCCGACCAGACGCGGATCAGCGAGGACGGCCTGGCCAATGCCATGGAGCGCGTGCTCGCCCACCACTACGATCCGCGTCGCCCGCAGTGGAACATCGATGGCGAAATTCCCAATCTGAGCGGCCGCCCCGTCACCCCGTATGACTTCCCCGGAGCCAGCAGCTACCTGCGCGAACGCCCTGGTCTTAAAAGCCAGCCCTGCCTGCATTGCCACCAGGTCAACGACATCATCCGCTCGGAAAAAATGGCCAGCCCGGACTTCAACAAAGCCACCGATTTCTACGACTGGCCCTTCCCGGAAAACGTCGGCATGAAGCTCGACATCGACGAAGGCCTGCTCGTAACCGAGGTGACCCCGGGCGGCGTTGCCGACAAGGCCGGCCTGCAAAAGGGCGATGTGATCATGGTCGCCGATGGCCGTAAACTTTTCAGCAGCACCGATTTTCGCGGGGCGCTCCACCGCGCCAGCAATGGCCCGGCCACGATCGCCGTTTACTACAATCGCAACGGTCAGCCTGCACAAGCCGTCCTGCAAACCGACGAGAACTGGAAGGAAACGAAAAACTACTGGCGCAAGTCGATCTACGACGGCCCCATCGGCCCGAGCCCGGGCTTTTTCCCGCTCAAGGGGCCTAACCAGGGCAAGGGCTCGCTCTCGCTCAAGGCCTTCACCAAGGGCAAGCCCAACCACCCCGCGACCAAGGCTGGCCTGACGCCCAACGCGGAAATCGTTGCCGTCAACGGCATGCGCGAGGACATGAACACCCGCGAGTTCCTGACGTGGTTTAAGATGAACCACGCCGACGGTGACGAGATCACCCTGACCATCAAAAAGGGCGGCCAGGAAGACGAGATCACCTACCGCCTGCCGCGCAGTTAA